In Synechococcus sp. HK05, one DNA window encodes the following:
- a CDS encoding extracellular solute-binding protein, with protein MALPSRFIPTTSRGWLRTLALSCSLLLSGCTGGGLPAVVYLAGGTNSDQTIDAELLAEYSGRLRLLEKGFRQINRNTQFQFSLYPEDRIEATIRVRSKSGLGPDLLFVNGDTALRLMRKSLVKPFPATAAQLNLFNPEELKRLRAPNGQLAGLPVLMQAQLACFNRKVLPKAPSTLNELLANSAQGKPSALSVDLYNLFWTAGSLGAIPAINKALLRQPISPQDRSDIQRWLAWLQNASNQQGITFYGTQQAIEAEFVSGRVAWIPCRSTSLPRLRRRLGQALGVSALPDGRYGQASPVNRLRVLALGTSSSAMGHQRALAFSKYAVNPLVQRELSMGSQTVLPANRFVKVPTSSSTVLAAMVQAGQQGSQINEMVAMLHSNDPRIHTNEHLITQLVFGEITPSEATNRMIDVLQSTPAPPR; from the coding sequence ATGGCGCTGCCCTCCCGATTCATTCCCACTACCAGCCGGGGCTGGCTTCGCACCCTGGCCCTGAGCTGCAGCCTGCTCCTGAGCGGCTGCACAGGAGGTGGACTCCCTGCTGTGGTGTACCTCGCCGGCGGCACCAACAGCGACCAAACGATCGACGCGGAGCTGCTGGCGGAGTACAGCGGACGGTTGCGGTTGCTGGAGAAGGGCTTTCGGCAGATCAACCGCAACACCCAGTTCCAGTTCAGCCTTTATCCAGAAGATCGGATCGAGGCCACCATTCGGGTTCGTTCCAAAAGCGGACTTGGGCCGGATCTGCTGTTTGTGAATGGCGACACCGCTTTGCGCCTGATGCGCAAGAGCCTTGTGAAGCCCTTCCCAGCGACGGCCGCTCAACTCAATCTCTTCAACCCCGAAGAGCTGAAACGGCTCCGTGCCCCAAACGGCCAACTCGCGGGTTTACCGGTGTTGATGCAGGCCCAGCTGGCCTGCTTCAACCGCAAGGTTTTGCCGAAGGCCCCCAGCACCCTGAACGAGCTGTTGGCCAACAGCGCCCAAGGCAAACCGAGCGCGCTCTCGGTTGACCTGTACAACCTGTTCTGGACCGCCGGCAGCCTGGGGGCGATTCCAGCCATCAACAAAGCGCTATTACGCCAACCGATCAGCCCACAGGATCGCAGCGACATCCAGCGCTGGCTGGCCTGGCTGCAGAACGCGAGCAACCAGCAGGGCATCACCTTCTATGGCACGCAGCAAGCCATTGAGGCCGAATTCGTTTCAGGCCGGGTGGCCTGGATCCCCTGCCGAAGCACAAGCCTCCCCCGACTGCGACGGCGCCTTGGGCAGGCCCTGGGGGTGAGCGCCTTGCCGGATGGGCGTTATGGCCAGGCCAGCCCCGTGAACCGGCTGCGGGTGCTGGCGCTGGGCACCAGCTCAAGTGCGATGGGCCACCAGCGAGCCCTGGCCTTCAGCAAATACGCCGTGAATCCTTTGGTGCAACGAGAGCTCTCGATGGGATCCCAAACAGTGCTCCCCGCCAACCGATTCGTGAAGGTGCCCACGAGCAGCTCCACGGTGCTGGCCGCCATGGTTCAAGCCGGCCAGCAGGGCAGCCAGATCAATGAAATGGTGGCGATGTTGCACAGCAACGACCCCCGCATCCACACCAACGAGCACCTGATCACCCAGCTGGTCTTCGGGGAAATCACCCCCAGCGAAGCCACCAACCGGATGATCGACGTGCTGCAGTCGACACCTGCGCCGCCACGATGA
- a CDS encoding outer membrane protein: protein MTTLRSWLVGSLASLVGSSAAIPALAEPYLRLGVGADGSTTSTFRDRNCQATNPPALFGCGAGRNGQPLQATGAFGTGAVLDAGLGYRLNTWLRAEALFSYRPAYEYRGQANFLQSAPPQPVSANLSSVAGFGVGYIDLPRLRRVQPYIGAGVGVARNRISAVSYNFPAIAPDASTTIAGGTTTGLAWLLTAGVAIPINEQLSLDLAYRYSDLGRVQTDSGSASIARPTGNRTLEIAGTQAALQTHGVMLSLRYAFR, encoded by the coding sequence ATGACGACTCTGCGTTCCTGGCTGGTGGGATCCCTGGCGAGCTTGGTCGGGAGCTCCGCCGCGATACCCGCGCTGGCGGAGCCGTATTTGCGGCTGGGCGTGGGAGCTGATGGTTCAACCACCTCCACCTTCCGGGATCGCAACTGTCAGGCCACCAATCCACCGGCTTTGTTTGGCTGCGGTGCGGGGCGCAATGGGCAACCACTTCAGGCCACAGGAGCTTTTGGAACCGGTGCCGTGTTGGACGCCGGGCTTGGCTATCGCCTCAATACTTGGCTTCGGGCGGAGGCCTTGTTCAGCTATCGGCCGGCCTATGAATACCGAGGCCAGGCCAATTTCCTGCAGTCGGCCCCACCCCAGCCGGTGAGCGCCAACCTCAGCTCGGTGGCTGGCTTCGGCGTGGGCTACATCGACCTTCCTCGACTGCGTCGGGTGCAGCCCTACATCGGGGCTGGCGTGGGGGTGGCGCGCAACCGCATCAGTGCTGTGAGCTACAACTTCCCGGCCATCGCGCCCGATGCCTCCACCACGATTGCCGGTGGCACAACAACCGGCCTGGCCTGGTTGCTTACGGCCGGTGTGGCCATCCCTATCAACGAGCAGTTGAGTCTGGATTTGGCCTACCGCTACTCCGACCTGGGCCGCGTACAAACCGATTCAGGCAGCGCCTCAATCGCGCGGCCAACCGGTAACAGAACCCTCGAGATCGCCGGTACGCAAGCCGCCCTGCAGACGCACGGCGTCATGCTCAGCCTGCGCTATGCCTTCCGCTGA
- a CDS encoding protein phosphatase, producing MTTASPDPLALQATLVDFALAELVRQHRESFTPLWSPESWAKLLIWLALNCGCSGDEAGLKAFAEAIGPLQMGRLRRVFFERELADLELQLMADPAEQQVLVLPQGPAEEVLEPERVARALDCVNLSQRLVMDRSRWQRLDSVLVVPWAAPEA from the coding sequence ATGACAACCGCATCCCCTGACCCATTGGCCCTGCAGGCCACCTTGGTGGACTTCGCCCTGGCGGAACTGGTGCGTCAGCACCGTGAGAGCTTCACGCCGCTGTGGAGCCCTGAGAGCTGGGCAAAGCTGCTGATCTGGCTGGCGCTCAACTGCGGCTGCAGTGGCGACGAGGCGGGCCTTAAAGCTTTTGCTGAGGCGATTGGACCCTTGCAGATGGGTCGCTTGCGGCGGGTGTTTTTTGAACGGGAGCTGGCGGATCTTGAGCTGCAGCTGATGGCCGATCCAGCGGAGCAGCAGGTGCTGGTGCTGCCCCAGGGGCCGGCGGAAGAGGTGCTGGAGCCGGAGCGAGTGGCGCGCGCCCTGGATTGCGTGAACCTGAGCCAGCGGCTGGTGATGGATCGCTCCCGCTGGCAGCGGCTCGATTCGGTGCTTGTGGTTCCCTGGGCCGCGCCTGAGGCGTGA
- a CDS encoding mechanosensitive ion channel family protein has translation MKELLLEVLGWLGYLERPAVVVQLLVSVGLMLLCRVARRRRWLGRWPTLAYAPLGLIALGLTCGLLGQLNHPYGLAGLLALLWLGWFGLALLHRLLGRWLRPERLHQLESRLLRPAYLLMATLLLISQVDSLRDLAVAPLGSLFGVSLSAGKLFQAGLIVYVVLVGCGPPAAGLAWLVQRAVGMSEGSRKAMELMLRYTVVALGLVAVGVHLGLNTTALIAVAGGLSVGLGFGIKEVFSNFVSGLWLLFEGSVRPGEVLMLDGDPCEVRKLGLRATLLWRDRDNAELLIPNQTFFTEAATTYTASDRMRRSQVSVGAAYHHDPTDVIALLEATARQVPRVLPEPAPKALLLSYGDYEINYALRFWIANPMDNVGICSEVNQAIWHAFKANNIEIPFPQQVEYPMVWPPEQHTPSTYHR, from the coding sequence ATGAAAGAACTGCTGCTGGAAGTGTTGGGGTGGCTCGGCTACCTGGAGCGGCCAGCGGTGGTGGTGCAGCTGCTGGTGAGCGTGGGGTTGATGCTCCTCTGCCGCGTTGCACGCCGCCGCCGCTGGCTCGGCCGCTGGCCCACGCTGGCCTACGCGCCCCTCGGCCTCATCGCTCTGGGACTGACCTGCGGACTCCTGGGTCAGCTCAACCATCCCTACGGCCTGGCGGGCCTCTTGGCCCTGCTCTGGCTGGGGTGGTTTGGTCTCGCACTGCTGCATCGCTTGCTCGGCCGCTGGTTGCGCCCCGAACGTCTCCATCAGCTCGAATCGCGCCTGCTGCGGCCGGCCTATCTGCTGATGGCCACGCTGCTGCTGATCAGCCAGGTCGACAGCCTGCGGGATCTGGCCGTGGCTCCACTGGGGTCGCTCTTTGGTGTATCGCTCAGCGCCGGGAAACTGTTTCAGGCGGGGTTGATCGTGTACGTGGTGCTCGTGGGTTGCGGACCTCCGGCGGCGGGTCTGGCCTGGCTGGTGCAGCGGGCGGTGGGGATGAGCGAAGGCAGCCGCAAAGCGATGGAGCTGATGCTGCGCTACACGGTGGTGGCCCTTGGCCTGGTGGCCGTGGGGGTGCATCTGGGCCTCAACACCACAGCATTGATCGCCGTGGCCGGTGGCTTGTCGGTTGGCCTGGGCTTCGGCATCAAGGAGGTGTTCTCCAATTTCGTGAGCGGCCTCTGGTTGCTGTTTGAAGGCTCCGTGCGCCCCGGTGAAGTGCTGATGCTCGATGGCGATCCCTGCGAGGTGCGCAAGCTGGGGCTGCGGGCCACCCTGCTGTGGCGCGACCGCGACAACGCTGAGCTGCTGATCCCCAACCAGACCTTCTTCACCGAGGCCGCCACCACCTACACCGCCAGCGATCGGATGCGCCGCAGCCAGGTGAGTGTGGGCGCCGCCTATCACCACGATCCAACCGACGTGATCGCCCTACTGGAGGCCACAGCGCGCCAGGTGCCCCGGGTGCTGCCCGAACCAGCGCCCAAGGCGCTCCTGCTCAGCTATGGCGACTACGAGATCAACTACGCCCTGCGCTTCTGGATCGCCAATCCGATGGACAACGTCGGCATCTGCAGTGAGGTGAACCAGGCGATCTGGCATGCCTTCAAGGCCAACAACATCGAGATCCCCTTCCCCCAGCAAGTGGAATACCCGATGGTGTGGCCGCCGGAGCAGCACACACCCAGCACCTATCACCGCTAG
- a CDS encoding valine--tRNA ligase, translating into MARLAVPAPVTDALPKTYDPVGTEARWQQAWETSGAFHPDPSAPGEPFSVVIPPPNVTGSLHMGHAFNTALIDTIVRFQRLQGKNVLCLPGTDHASIAVQTILEKQLKAEGKRKEDLGREAFLEKAWEWKAQSGGTIVGQLRRLGYSVDWQRERFTLDAGCSTAVIEAFNRLHEQGLIYRGEYLVNWCPASGSAVSDLEVEMKEVDGHLWHFRYPLTAGAAADGRTHLEVATTRPETLLGDTAVAVNPKDPRYADLVGQTLTLPLVGREIPIVADDHVDAEFGTGCVKVTPAHDPNDFAIGQRHNLPLITVMAKDGSMNEAAGRFQGLDRFEARKAVVAAMEEGCFLVKVEDYRHSVPFSDRGKVPVEPLLSTQWFVKTEPLAARCREALENADPRFVPERWSKVYRDWLTDIRDWCISRQLWWGHRIPAWFVVSETGDEITDTTPYVVARDEAEARAKAEAQFGGGTHAHPLVLEQDPDALDTWFSSGLWPFSTLGWPDADAADLARWYPTSVLVTGFDIIFFWVARMTMMAGAFTGQMPFQDVYIHGLVRDENNRKMSKSAGNGIDPLLLIDRYGADALRFALVREVAGAGQDIRLDYDRKSDTSATVEASRNFANKLWNATRFALMNLDGETPASLGDPDPAALQLADRWILSRLARVNRETAERYGSYGLGEASKGLYEFAWNEVCDWYVELIKRRLQVPAELEGPALEVALADQRTARQVLAKVLNALLVMLHPLMPHLSEELWHGLTGEPDTTFLALQPWPELDAAALDDNLEASFAELIEAIRVVRNLRAVAGLKPSQSVPVRFVSGRPELAAVLTAATADITALTRAERVEVLDPAAADANPATKALAGVSGELQVVLPIEGLVDLEALRARLEKDIAKAEKEIKGLAGRLANPNFADKAPPEVVAECKANLAEAEAQAELARKRLADLG; encoded by the coding sequence ATGGCGCGATTGGCTGTTCCTGCGCCCGTGACCGACGCTTTGCCCAAGACCTACGACCCGGTGGGCACCGAAGCGCGCTGGCAGCAGGCCTGGGAAACCAGCGGCGCCTTCCACCCCGATCCCAGTGCTCCCGGCGAGCCGTTTTCTGTGGTGATCCCGCCGCCGAATGTGACCGGCAGCCTGCACATGGGCCATGCCTTCAACACAGCCCTGATCGACACGATCGTGCGCTTCCAGCGCCTGCAGGGCAAGAACGTGTTGTGTCTGCCCGGCACCGACCACGCTTCGATCGCGGTGCAAACGATCCTCGAGAAGCAGCTCAAGGCTGAGGGCAAGCGCAAGGAGGATCTCGGCCGTGAGGCCTTTTTGGAGAAGGCCTGGGAGTGGAAGGCCCAGAGCGGCGGCACGATCGTGGGCCAGCTGCGCCGGCTTGGCTATTCGGTGGACTGGCAGCGCGAGCGCTTCACCCTCGATGCCGGCTGCAGCACGGCGGTGATTGAAGCGTTCAACCGCCTGCATGAGCAGGGGCTGATCTACCGGGGTGAATACCTGGTGAATTGGTGCCCCGCCTCGGGCTCGGCGGTGAGCGATCTGGAGGTGGAGATGAAGGAGGTGGATGGCCACCTCTGGCACTTCCGCTATCCGCTCACGGCTGGTGCGGCGGCCGATGGTCGCACCCACCTGGAGGTGGCCACCACACGCCCGGAAACGCTGCTGGGCGACACGGCCGTGGCGGTGAACCCCAAGGATCCGCGCTATGCCGATCTGGTGGGACAAACCCTCACCCTGCCGCTGGTGGGCCGCGAGATCCCGATCGTGGCCGACGACCACGTGGATGCGGAGTTCGGCACCGGCTGCGTGAAGGTGACCCCCGCCCACGACCCCAATGATTTCGCCATCGGCCAGCGCCACAACCTGCCGCTGATCACGGTGATGGCGAAAGACGGCTCGATGAATGAAGCCGCCGGTCGCTTCCAGGGCCTGGATCGCTTCGAGGCGCGCAAGGCCGTGGTGGCCGCCATGGAGGAAGGCTGCTTCCTAGTGAAGGTGGAGGACTATCGCCACAGCGTGCCCTTCTCCGATCGCGGCAAAGTGCCGGTGGAGCCGCTGCTCTCCACCCAGTGGTTTGTGAAAACGGAACCCCTGGCTGCTCGTTGCCGCGAGGCCCTCGAGAACGCTGATCCCCGCTTCGTGCCGGAGCGCTGGAGCAAGGTGTATCGCGACTGGCTCACCGACATCCGCGACTGGTGCATCTCCCGCCAGCTCTGGTGGGGCCATCGCATCCCCGCCTGGTTTGTGGTGAGCGAAACCGGTGACGAGATCACCGACACCACTCCTTATGTGGTGGCCCGCGATGAAGCGGAAGCCCGCGCCAAGGCCGAAGCCCAGTTCGGTGGCGGCACCCACGCCCATCCCCTGGTGCTCGAGCAAGATCCTGACGCCCTCGACACCTGGTTCTCCAGTGGCCTCTGGCCCTTCTCCACCCTGGGCTGGCCCGATGCGGATGCCGCCGATCTGGCCCGTTGGTATCCCACCAGCGTGCTGGTGACGGGCTTCGACATCATCTTTTTCTGGGTGGCCCGGATGACGATGATGGCCGGCGCCTTCACCGGCCAAATGCCCTTCCAGGACGTGTACATCCACGGCCTGGTGCGGGATGAAAACAACCGCAAGATGAGCAAATCGGCGGGCAATGGCATCGACCCGCTGCTGCTGATCGATCGCTACGGCGCCGATGCCCTGCGTTTCGCTCTGGTGCGTGAGGTGGCTGGTGCGGGTCAAGACATTCGCCTCGACTACGACCGCAAATCCGACACCTCCGCCACGGTGGAGGCCTCGCGCAACTTCGCCAACAAGCTCTGGAACGCCACCCGGTTCGCGCTGATGAACCTGGACGGCGAGACGCCCGCCTCGCTGGGTGACCCGGATCCCGCGGCGCTGCAGCTGGCGGATCGCTGGATCCTCTCGCGCCTGGCGCGGGTGAACCGCGAAACGGCCGAGCGCTACGGCAGCTACGGCCTGGGTGAAGCGTCCAAGGGTCTCTACGAGTTCGCCTGGAACGAGGTGTGCGACTGGTATGTGGAGCTGATCAAGCGGCGCCTGCAGGTGCCGGCTGAGCTGGAGGGGCCTGCCCTTGAGGTGGCGCTCGCCGATCAGCGCACCGCGCGGCAGGTGCTCGCCAAGGTGCTCAATGCCCTGCTCGTGATGCTTCATCCGCTGATGCCGCACTTGAGCGAAGAGCTCTGGCATGGCCTCACCGGCGAGCCGGACACCACGTTCCTCGCCCTTCAGCCCTGGCCGGAGCTGGATGCTGCGGCTCTGGACGACAACCTGGAAGCCTCCTTTGCCGAGTTGATCGAGGCGATCCGCGTGGTGCGCAACCTGCGGGCGGTGGCCGGGCTCAAGCCGAGCCAGAGCGTGCCGGTGCGCTTTGTTTCGGGTCGCCCCGAGCTGGCAGCGGTGCTCACGGCTGCCACCGCTGACATCACCGCCCTCACCCGCGCCGAGCGGGTGGAGGTGTTGGATCCGGCCGCGGCGGACGCCAACCCCGCCACCAAGGCCCTGGCCGGTGTGAGCGGTGAGCTGCAGGTGGTGTTGCCGATCGAGGGCTTGGTGGATCTCGAGGCCTTGCGCGCCCGCCTCGAGAAAGACATCGCCAAGGCCGAGAAGGAGATCAAGGGCCTGGCCGGCCGTCTCGCCAATCCCAACTTCGCGGACAAAGCGCCGCCGGAGGTGGTGGCGGAGTGCAAAGCCAACCTGGCAGAAGCGGAAGCCCAGGCCGAGCTGGCCCGCAAGCGGCTCGCGGATCTAGGCTGA
- a CDS encoding TVP38/TMEM64 family protein, with protein sequence MTIQADALAQGVSTLLPALQSPAGAIAFVPLYALWVTLLLPGVWASMLAGALYGTWWGSLIVFVGACLGAEAAFLLGRTWLRGWAQNRLAALPKLQAVERAVSREGLKLVLLTRLSPALPFSLLNLAYGLSEVSLRDYTIGLIGILPGTILFCGLGALAGDVARFGEVLSGEADPATWALRIIGILATVAVVWLVGRAARKALQEAEPPG encoded by the coding sequence ATGACCATCCAGGCAGATGCACTGGCCCAGGGCGTGTCCACGCTGCTGCCGGCGCTCCAGTCGCCGGCCGGCGCCATCGCCTTTGTTCCCCTCTATGCCCTCTGGGTGACGTTGCTGTTGCCGGGGGTGTGGGCCTCGATGCTGGCCGGTGCTCTCTATGGCACCTGGTGGGGCAGCCTGATCGTGTTCGTGGGGGCTTGCCTCGGTGCGGAAGCGGCGTTTCTGCTGGGGCGCACCTGGCTGCGCGGCTGGGCCCAGAACCGTTTGGCGGCACTGCCCAAGCTGCAGGCGGTGGAGCGGGCCGTGAGCCGGGAGGGCCTGAAGCTGGTGTTGCTCACCCGCCTCTCGCCGGCCCTTCCCTTCTCGCTGCTCAACCTGGCCTATGGCCTGAGCGAGGTGAGCCTGCGCGATTACACGATTGGCCTGATCGGCATCCTGCCGGGCACGATCCTGTTCTGCGGGCTGGGAGCGCTGGCCGGTGATGTGGCCCGCTTCGGGGAAGTGCTCAGCGGTGAGGCCGACCCGGCCACCTGGGCCCTGCGCATCATCGGGATCCTGGCCACGGTGGCGGTGGTGTGGCTGGTGGGCCGGGCGGCCCGCAAGGCGCTTCAGGAGGCAGAGCCGCCGGGCTGA
- a CDS encoding 2OG-Fe(II) oxygenase, whose amino-acid sequence MELIARYRNAGFEALADGVMAFFERRADLQCPGVAFGPNGDGEPAKVSTDISLVALDRSDPEAFALADVILRGVTAGLERYLQERPLFRECCPAQQLFVNPIFNLQRYAPGEGFKRWHCDWTISDEATEPVHRVLAWILYCNSVEEAGTEFHWQQHHEAAERGKLVIFPAGPSHIHRGRVNHTHSKTIATGWINAGSRDAYLTRLARG is encoded by the coding sequence ATGGAGCTGATCGCCCGCTATCGCAACGCCGGCTTTGAGGCGCTGGCCGATGGTGTGATGGCCTTCTTTGAACGCCGCGCCGATCTGCAGTGCCCCGGTGTGGCCTTCGGCCCCAATGGCGACGGGGAACCGGCCAAGGTGTCGACCGATATCAGCCTGGTGGCGCTCGATCGCTCTGATCCCGAAGCGTTTGCCCTGGCAGACGTGATCCTGCGCGGCGTCACGGCGGGCCTGGAGCGCTACCTGCAGGAGCGGCCGCTGTTTCGCGAGTGCTGCCCGGCTCAGCAGTTGTTTGTGAATCCGATCTTCAACCTGCAGCGCTATGCCCCCGGTGAGGGCTTCAAGCGCTGGCACTGTGACTGGACCATCAGCGACGAAGCCACCGAGCCGGTGCACCGGGTGCTCGCCTGGATCCTCTATTGCAACTCCGTTGAAGAGGCGGGCACCGAGTTCCACTGGCAGCAGCACCACGAGGCGGCAGAGCGGGGCAAGCTCGTGATCTTTCCGGCCGGTCCATCCCATATCCACCGTGGCCGGGTGAACCACACCCACAGCAAAACCATCGCCACCGGTTGGATCAATGCCGGCAGCCGCGATGCCTACCTCACGCGCCTGGCCCGCGGCTAG